In the Streptomyces sp. cg36 genome, one interval contains:
- a CDS encoding O-methyltransferase codes for MAKGNSTRITDELYAYMLAQNPPLDGVQRALVETTYARLPDHAGKQSAEEQAPLLAFLVRLTGARHVVEVGTFTGFSALAMAQALPEDGTLIACDISEEWTAYGREAWAAAGVADRIDLRIAPALDTLRAMPAEPHVDFAYLDADKGNYPEYWEELVPRMRRNGLIAVDNVFFHGTVVDPAATGDAAAVQRFNERVRTDERMDSVMLTVADGLTLSRKR; via the coding sequence CAGAACCCGCCCCTGGACGGGGTGCAGCGCGCGCTCGTGGAGACGACGTACGCCCGGCTGCCCGACCACGCGGGCAAGCAGTCGGCCGAGGAGCAGGCGCCGCTGCTGGCGTTCCTGGTCCGGCTCACGGGCGCGCGGCACGTGGTGGAGGTCGGCACCTTCACCGGCTTCTCCGCGCTCGCCATGGCGCAGGCGCTGCCCGAGGACGGGACGCTGATCGCGTGCGACATCTCGGAGGAGTGGACCGCGTACGGGCGCGAGGCATGGGCGGCGGCGGGCGTCGCGGACCGCATCGACCTGCGGATCGCCCCGGCCCTCGACACCCTGCGCGCGATGCCCGCCGAGCCGCACGTCGACTTCGCCTACCTGGACGCGGACAAGGGCAACTACCCGGAGTACTGGGAAGAGTTGGTGCCCCGGATGCGGCGGAACGGGCTGATCGCCGTGGACAACGTGTTCTTCCACGGCACGGTCGTCGACCCCGCCGCTACCGGTGACGCGGCGGCCGTCCAGCGCTTCAACGAGCGGGTGCGGACGGACGAGCGGATGGACAGCGTGATGCTGACCGTGGCGGACGGCCTCACCCTGTCCCGCAAACGCTGA
- a CDS encoding zinc ribbon domain-containing protein has protein sequence MPRYDYRCRSCGDTFELSRPMAESAAPATCPAGHEDTVKLLSTVAVGGLSRNAAAPAPSGGGGGGGCCGGGCCS, from the coding sequence ATGCCTCGCTATGACTACCGCTGCCGCTCGTGCGGCGACACCTTCGAGCTCAGCCGCCCGATGGCCGAGTCCGCCGCGCCCGCGACCTGCCCCGCCGGCCACGAGGACACGGTGAAGCTGCTGTCCACCGTGGCCGTGGGCGGCCTGTCCCGGAACGCCGCGGCACCCGCCCCCTCCGGCGGTGGCGGAGGCGGCGGGTGCTGCGGCGGGGGCTGCTGCTCCTAG
- a CDS encoding DUF4383 domain-containing protein, producing MATHQPLHALHRPTLAHRVALDEHLPVDHRLSQVYRFGAGIMGLFLLVFGILGLTHNIGFFDTGGKEVAGLSTNGTLSVISIVVGALLLYGMVKGGNFASWLNMTLGVLFLISGFVNLALLDRGSANFLAFKMQNVIFSFLVGLALMVFGMYGRVSGHLPHDNPYWKARREAEAQTETGVRERPLR from the coding sequence ATGGCCACCCACCAGCCGCTGCACGCCCTGCACCGCCCCACGCTCGCCCACCGGGTCGCGTTGGACGAGCACCTGCCGGTCGACCACCGGCTGAGCCAGGTGTACCGCTTCGGCGCCGGCATCATGGGGCTGTTCCTGCTCGTCTTCGGCATCCTCGGGCTCACGCACAACATCGGGTTCTTCGACACCGGCGGCAAGGAAGTCGCCGGGCTGAGCACCAACGGCACCCTCAGCGTGATCTCGATCGTCGTCGGCGCGCTCCTGCTGTACGGCATGGTCAAGGGCGGCAACTTCGCCTCCTGGCTGAACATGACGCTCGGCGTGCTCTTCCTGATCAGCGGGTTCGTGAACCTGGCCCTGCTGGACCGGGGCTCGGCCAACTTCCTCGCGTTCAAGATGCAGAACGTGATCTTCAGCTTCCTGGTGGGCCTGGCCCTGATGGTCTTCGGGATGTACGGGCGCGTCAGCGGCCATCTGCCGCACGACAACCCGTACTGGAAGGCGCGCCGCGAGGCGGAGGCGCAGACGGAGACGGGCGTACGGGAACGGCCGCTGCGGTGA